In Chthonomonadales bacterium, the genomic window GGCGGGCGAGGCGAACAGCGGCCCGGAGGAGCGGCATGACCCAGGCGGCGGAGCGCGATCCGACGGGCGGATCCGTGTGGGAAGAGCGGTACGCGCGCGACCCGGAGGACTGGTTCTTCGGCCGCGAGCCCAGCGCGCTCGCGCGCCTCACGCTCCACTTCTGGCGCCTCTGCCGCGGCCAGAACCCCGGGCGCCTGCTCGACCTCGGCGCCGGCGAGGGCCGCGACGCCGTCTTCTTCGGGCAGCAGGGCTTCGCCGTCACCGCCGTGGAGGTCGCGCCATCGGGCGTCCGCAAGACGGAGCGGCTGGCGGCCGAGCGCGGGGTGACGCTCGCGGGCCTGCACGCCATGGACCTGCGCGACTTCCCGCTCACGCCCGACTACGACGTCCTCTTCGCCGGCAACAGCCTCTCCGGCCTCGGGCCGGAATGCCTGGCCTATCTTGCCCATATGCGCGCGTGCACGCCGCCCGGCGGCCTCAACGCCGTGCGGGTCCGCACCCGCGAGGCCGGCTCCACGCAGGACCCTCCCGGCCTCTACGCCTTCGATCGGAACGAGCTCAAACACGAGTACCGCGGGTGGCGGCTGCTCTACTACGGCGAGGACCTGATCTGGGTGCCCCACGTCGACGGGATGC contains:
- a CDS encoding methyltransferase domain-containing protein, coding for MTQAAERDPTGGSVWEERYARDPEDWFFGREPSALARLTLHFWRLCRGQNPGRLLDLGAGEGRDAVFFGQQGFAVTAVEVAPSGVRKTERLAAERGVTLAGLHAMDLRDFPLTPDYDVLFAGNSLSGLGPECLAYLAHMRACTPPGGLNAVRVRTREAGSTQDPPGLYAFDRNELKHEYRGWRLLYYGEDLIWVPHVDGMLSFADIIAAAP